From the genome of Amylibacter sp. IMCC11727:
CCGCGTTTCAAAATAAACGGCAACATCGCTACGGCTGCAGGAAAGGATCGTAAGAACCCAACATCAAACGCACCAAGATTTTGCGTCATGGCGGCCCGTGTGGACACCAGATAGCTGCCCCAGATCAGAATTGTAATGAACAAAGCGCCCCAAGCCAAAATGCTTTGGCGCAGGGTCATGCGGAACAGGACGCGCCACCCAAAACGCAAAACTTGGCGCAATGTGGGTGGTTTAATTTGACGGGTTGTTCGGCCTCTTCCAGTGTCTGACCCAAATCAAACTGCGGATCATAGGCCAGCAAGGTACAGGCCAACACGGACAAATGATCAGAACCTTTTTTCTTAACCACCATACGCGAAGACGCACACATCACATTATTGGGTGATTTGTTTAAGATACCCCAGCAAGCAGTTGTAATTTCGGGCACTTCCACCGTTTCATCCATTTCTGGGAACAGCAAAGTTGCAGCTGGATTATAGGCATCAATGTCAAAACCGTGGGTTTCGTAAAACGCTGCATATCCCGCGCGGCTTTGGGCATCCGTATCGCCCCAAACCGTGCGCCCGGCCACGTGCATGGTAAATCCATTGTCCTGCAACCACGCCATCCCCTTCAAAGCAATGGCATAGCTGCCTTTCCCACGTTCTTGGTCGTGCAATTCTTCTGAATAGTGATCCACAGAAATGTGCAGCGTCAGTTTGTTGGGGAATTCAGCGTTCAGCGCCAATAAACCTGCTTTCATAGACTTACGCATCATCGGCAACATGGCATTTGTCAGGATCAACACGTCAAAGCCGCGCTCCAAACAGACGCGCGCGATGTCGATCATCTCGGCGTTCATGAACGGCTCGCCCCCCGTAAAGGCGATTTCGGTTGTGGGCCAATTGCGTTCGGCAATTTGATCCAAATAGGACGAAACCTCATCCGCAGTGATATAAACCAGCCGATCATTCTTGGGCGAAGATTCGATATAGCAATTCAAGCATTCGATATTGCACAATGTCCCTGTGTTGAACCACAGCGTTGTCGCCCCACGCAGGGCCACACGAGCCCGTGGTTCACCCTTGGCCGTGATATCAGGGTCTTGAAACTTTGCCGCTGGCAGTGGGTCGGGCAGGGTAAATTTTTGGTCGTTCATAGGGTTGCCTGTAGATGCTCTGCCATTGGCTAACCTGTATCAGGTTACATATCAAAGGAAAGCTTGTAAAATGCACGGAGTTGTGACTGTATACGCACAAGAAATGATATCGCTAACGTAAACGGAATCAGAGGCTTACAAATGGTGGCAACCACAATCCCCGTCGACGCATTTGACTTGGTCATTATTGGGGGCACAGGGGATCTGTCCCGCCGCAAAATCCTGCCAGGCCTATTTCGCCGTATGTGTGCAGGACAAATGCCTGACACCGCGCGCGTTATCGGGGCGTCACGGTCGGATATGGACAAGGCAGGCTTTCAGGCTTTTGTCCGTAAAGCCCTAGAGGAATTTGCAGGCGAAACCCAATGTGATGACGGCGCGGTTGATCGTTTCTTGGAGTTGATCGACTATGAAACGCTCGATGTGTTTGCCGATGACGGTTGGAAACGCCTCAAGAAGAAGCTGCGTCCTGATGTGATACGCTCTGTGTATTTTTCCGTTGGGCCGAGCCTGTTTGGCGAAATTGCCAGAAAACTGTCGGCTCATGGTGTAACGGATGACCACAGCCGTATTGTTGTGGAAAAACCCTTTGGCCATGATCTTGAAACCGCCAAAGAGTTAAACGCAGAACTGCGCGCCTGTTTCAAAGAAGAACAAATTTATCGCATTGATCATTATCTGGGCAAAGAGACCGTGCAAAACCTGATGGCCGTTCGGTTCGGCAATGCACTGTTCGAACCGCTGTGGAATGCACAGCATGTGGATCACGTGCAAATCACCGTTGCGGAAACGGTCAGTGTTGACGGACGAGGGGCCTATTACGATAAATCTGGCGCGATGCGGGACATGGTGCAAAACCACATCATGCAGCTGTTGTGCCTCACCGCTATGGAACCGCCCAGCAAATACGGCGCAGACGCAGTGCGCGATGAAAAGCTCAAGGTTATCAGGGCTCTCGAACCCGTTGCCATGGATGAAGTTGTGCGTGGGCAATACAGTGCGGGCGGGGATATTGCCGACTATCTTACCCATTCCGAGAACCCAAAATCGAAAACCGAAAGCTTCATCGCGATGAAGGTCAAGATTGCGAATTGGCGGTGGGCAGGAACACCGTTTTACATTCGCACAGGCAAACGGTTGCGCAAACGCATGTCCGAAATCGCCATCGTGTTCAAAGACCCGCCTCATTCCATTTTCGATGGGGATTTCAATCGCAAAGGCAATGTTTTGGTCATTCGCCTGCAACCAGATGAAGGCATGACCCTGCGTGTCACCATCAAAGAACCAGGTCCAGGTGGAATGCGCCTAACCGAAGTACCCCTTGATATGACCTTTGCCGAGGCTTTGGGGGATCAGGTGGCCTTTATGCCAGATGCCTATGAACGGTTGATCATGGATGTTATTCGCGGCGATCAAACCCTGTTTATGCGCGGAGACGAGGTCGAAGCCGCATGGAACTGGGTCGATCCCATCATTGACGCATGGCAATCCGCAAATGACACGCCAAGCGAGTATGATGCCAATGGTTCGGGCCCCGAAGACAGCCTTATGTTGTTGCACCGTGAAGGTCGGCGCTGGCGCGAAATTAAATCATGACCAAAATTACAGAATACAACAGCCGCGATGCCTTGTTTCATGGGCTGGCCCATTGTGTGGGGCAGCAACTGGAAACGGCGCTCAGCGCCAAAACGCATGCGACGTTAGCAGTTCCAGGCGGCACAACACCGGCGCCTTTCTTTGAACGGCTACGGCAAAATCCGCTCGATTGGAAAAACATCCGCGTCACGCTGACAGATGAACGTTTTGTTCCCGAATCCTCTGATCGGTCCAACACGCGACTGCTGCGCCAGACCTTGTTTCAAGATCACGCCGCAGATGCGCAGTTCATTCCGCTTTATGCACCCGCAGATCAGCCAGAAGACGTCCTGCCGGCTCTTCGAATGGGTGTGACCCAAGTTTTGCCATTGGATGTTTGCGTGCTGGGGATGGGCACTGATATGCACACCGCCAGCCTGTTTCCTGGTGCAGACCTTTTGGCTGAAGCTTTGGGGGACACAGCTCCAACAGTTTTGCCGATGCGCGCCCCAAATGCGCCAGAACCGCGCATGACGCTGTCCGCGCCCGTTTTGCGCGGGGCAGGGCATGTGCATCTTCTGATCACAGGCCCTGACAAAAAACAGGCGTTGCAAAACGCAATGGAACTCACCGACGAAACGCTGGCTCCTGTGCGCTGTATTTTGGCCCAAGCCCACGTTCATTACGCAGATTAAGAGGACACGATGGATTACTGGAAAACACTCGCTGCGCAGCAGGAAACCCACAAGGACCGCGCTATCTTGGATTTGTTTGATGAGCCGACACGGTTCGATCAGTTTTCCGCCCGCTGCGGTGATTTCCTGATGGATTTCTCCAAAACCAATATCGACGCAGACACCAAAGAAACCCTATTGGATTTGGCCCGTTCCCGCGGAGTGGAACATCAGCGCGATGCGATGTTTGCAGGACAAAAGATCAACAAAACCGAAGACCGTGCAGTACTGCACACCGCCCTGCGCAACTTATCTGGTCGCAAAGCCGAAGTTGACGGCAAAGACGTTATGCCCGATGTTTTGGCCACCTTGGATAAAATGGCCAGTTTTGCAAACGGCCTGCGTTCGGGCGCAATTCAAACCGCTTCGGGCGCGGTATTCACCGATGTAGTGAACATCGGCATCGGGGGATCTGATTTGGGGCCAGTGATGGCAAATGCCGCGCTAACGCCGTACGCCGATGGCCCTGCGGTGCATTTCGTGTCCAACATTGATGGCGCAGACATTGCCGATACGCTCATGGGATTGAACCCTGCCACGACCCTTGTAATCGTTGCGTCCAAGACTTTTACCACCATTGAAACCATGACCAACGCGCAAACGGCCAAAGACTGGTTGTTGGGCGCGGTTTCTGAAAATGACATCGGCAAACATCTGGCGGCCTTGTCCACGGCTGAGGACAAAACAGCAGACTTTGGCATCCCAGCGGATAGCGTTTTCGGTTTCGAAGATTGGGTAGGCGGGCGCTATTCCGTTTGGGGACCCATTGGCTTGTCGCTCATGATTGCAATCGGTCCAGACGCGTTTACTGATTTCTTACGAGGGGCCGAAGAAATGGACACCCATTTCCTGAAAACCCCGCTGGACCAAAACCTGCCGGTTTTACTGGCTTTGGTCGGCATTTGGCATGCCAATATCTGCGGCTATAATACCCGCGCTGTGCTGCCCTATGATCAGCGTTTATCGCGCTTGCCCGCCTATCTTCAGCAGCTGGACATGGAAAGCAACGGCAAGGGCGTTGCAATGAACGGCGCAACCCTGTCGCGCCATTCAGGCCCGATTGTTTGGGGCGAGCCTGGCACCAACGGCCAACATGCGTTTTATCAACTGATCCACCAAGGTACGCGCGTAATTCCTTGCGAATTTTTGGTGGCGCGGCGCAGCCATGAAACCCATCTGGCGCATCAACACCGCTTGTTGTTGGCAAATTGTCTGGCCCAATCCGAAGCGTTGATGATTGGCCGTGACATGGACACGGCCCGCCAATTGATGGCCGACAAAGGCTTTACAGGCGACGAGTTAGAACGCCAAGCCGCCCATCGTGTGTTCACGGGCAATCGGCCAAGTGTTACGATGATGTATGATGTAATGGACCCAAGAAGCCTGGGCAAAATTATCGCGCTTTACGAACACCGTGTGTTTGTCGAAGGGGTGATTTGGGGCATCAACAGCTTTGATCAATGGGGGGTCGAACTGGGTAAAATCCTCGCAACCCAAATGCTACCCCTGATCGAAGGCAGCGAGGTTTCCGAAGGCAAAGACGGATCGACACGGGGGTTGTTGGCGTCTTTGTAGCATCGCAAATCGAGCGTAATCCTCTAAAACCGTTATATATTTAGGGCTGAATTTTTCGGTTGCTTGCGTGTGACTTTTAAACGTTAAGGGTTTCTTCAACCCAATCGCGTACTTCTTTTCCAAACTAGCGTTGGATTAGGAGGTGCCTCATGCCTGTGGGTCTTCATCATCATAGGGGGTATCGCCATTTAACTGTCACGCTTTGTGGCTTTGCGTTCTTTTGCGGGTTTGTCCTCTAACCATGCGCAAACTCCGCCTCAAATCACAGTTTATGATTGCGATGGGTCTGGGCGGCCTCTGTATCGCACTCCTGATAGGTTCCGTTGCGTTAAACTTTGGCATCGGGGTGACAGGCGCTTTGATCCTTTTTGCGGCGCTTTGGTTCGTGGTTGCGGTTATTCTCTTTCAATTTCTATTCGCGGCTCTGTTGAACAAGGTACAAACCCAACTTGATCAAATATCGTCCCAAAATCCGCCTTCGAACCCGCCTAATCTCCAGTTTTCAGGCTTAGAATTTCAACACCTACAGGCGACCCTATCTAAAATTACAGATCAACAAAAAAAGATTGAGCAAGACTGCGCTGACCATGAGCGCGCCGCCCGTCAAGCCGAACAGGCGAATAAAATGAAATCAGATTTCCTCGCCAATATGAGCCATGAAATCCGAACGCCTATGAATGGTGTTATCGGAATGAGCGAACTGTTGATGGAAACCAAACTCGATGCAGATCAGCAGCTGTTTGCAACCACGATTGCCAAATCAGGCACGGCGCTTTTGACGATCATTAATGATATCTTGGATTTCTCGAAAATCGCCGCTGGAAAAATGACACTCGAACCTACGGATTTCAACCTTGAAGCCGCACTCGAAGACGTTGTCACATTGCTGTCCGTAAAAGGCGCCGAAAAAAACGTGGAACTCGCACTGCGCTATGATCCTACATTGCCCCAGATGGTCAAAGGGGATGTTGGCCGTATTCGTCAAATCATCACCAATATTGCCGGTAATGCAGTGAAATTTACTCAACAAGGCCATGTCAGCCTAGACGTGTCAGGTGCAAAAACAGACGAAGGGTGCGCCATCACCTTTAAGATTACGGATACAGGAATTGGTATTCCCGATCACATGATGGGCCGCATATTCCAAGACTTCGAACAGGTTGACGGCATCGAACACCGCAAATTCGAAGGGACGGGCCTTGGGTTGGCTATTTCTACACAACTTGTTCATCTGATGGGCGGGGATATTTCCGTCACCTCATCACTCGGGCAAGGGTCTGTTTTTACAGTAAATCTCCTATTGGCCGCCGCCGATGTAGGGCAAAAAAAATGCACGGATCCCTTTTTGAAAACCCATGCGACCGTGTTGGTCGTTGACGATCTGCCGATCAATCGCACCGTTCTGTCTGAAAGGCTGGCTTGCTGGGGGATTAAATCCCTTGTGTTCGGCTCCCAAAAAGAAGCGTTGGAGGCTGCGCGCAACGCGATCAACGGCATTGATCTGTTCATTGTTGATGCGCAAATGCCGAATGCGGATGGTGTAAAATTTTGCCAATCCATACGTCAAATTCCGCAACGCGCCACAACACCCATTCTGCTTATGTCCGCGGTAAACCATCCGATTCCAAAGGAAGACTTGAACGCAATCGGCCAGTGTGACGTCATGTTAAAACCCTTGCGATCTTCACTTTTGCACCAGACTATTGGCAACCTTCTTGACGTTGATCCAATTCAGGACGCTCCGAAACTCCTGGAGCAAACCATCATGGCGGCCCCAGCTAATCTGTCGCTCAACGGCCATCGGTTGAAACTGTTGGTGGCAGAAGACAATCGCACCAATCAACTGGTCGTTAAAGCCATGTTAAAAGGGGCAGGTATTGACTTAATCTTCGCCAATACCGGTGCAGAGGCAGTGAATTTGTTCCAAGAATGTCAGCCAGATATGATCTTTATGGACATGTCGATGCCCGAAATGGACGGTATCGAAGCGGCAAAATGGATACGCGATCTTGAACAAGAACAGGGCAAAAAGCCATGTCCCATCGTCGCACTTACGGCCAATGCCATGGCTCAAGATCGTGAGAAATGCGAACAGGCTGGCATGGATGACTTTTTGGCCAAACCCATCAAAAAATCCCAACTGTTGGGCGCTTTGCACAAATGGACCGCCCTGTTACAGGCCGCGTAGTCATTCAGGACGCTAAAGATTTTGGAGCGGGTAACGAGAATCGAACTCGTAACTAAAGCTTGGGAAGCTGCCGTGATACCTTTTCACCATACCCGCCTTGCACTGTGAGCTATGCAAAATCATCCATCGGGTCAAGCGCCAACAGAACGGTCGGCGCAAAACCCGTGATTTAACCGCGCCGTCTGCGGCGGCGGCCTGTTGATCCTTCGCCTGTCTCCGCCGTGCCTGTATTGAAATTCACCGGTGGCAACGTCACAGTAGATTCCAAAATCGGGAAGGTTTCCACACTGTTCGGGATCGCGCTCGCATTCACAAAATGCTCTTGGAAGCGGGGCTCAATGGCGGTTTCAATTTTGTGAATATCGCGCACCACTTTTTCAATTTCGGTGCGGGCATCTTTGTTCAACAATGCGATGCGCGCCCCTGTGCCCGCAGCATTCCCGGCGCTTGTTACCTTATCGAGCGGGCAATCAGGAATCATGCCCAATACCATCGCGTGTTTGGGGGAAATATGGGCCCCAAAAGCCCCCGCCAAAACAATGCGATCCACTGAATCGACGTCAAACTTGTCCATCAACAGTCGCGCCCCAGAATAAAGCGCCGCTTTGGCCATTTGAATTTCGCGAATGTCACGGTTGGTTACCGTAATTTTTGGGCCACCGTCTGCGGAACCATCCCACACCAGATACGAATGTGTACGCCCATCCAAGAAACACCGCTCTGTTCCCGTTTGTTCTGGGGACCCGATCAATCCTGGCCCATCAACAATTCCGGCTAGGCGCATTTCAGCGACCAATTCAATGATCCCAGACCCGCAAATTCCCGTAATGCCTGATGACAAAATGCTCTGCTCAAACCCGTCTTCATCGGACCAAATATCTGAACCAATCACACGAAAACGCGGTTCCTTGGTCACAGGATCAATCTCAACCCGTTCGATGGCCCCAGGGGCTGCCCGTTGCCCACTGGAAATCTGTGCTCCTTCAAAGGCAGGGCCAGTGGGGGATGAGCAGGCCAAAACTTTGTCTTTGTTGCCCAGCAGGATTTCCGCATTGGTGCCAACATCCACAACCAAAACCAAATCGTCAGATTTATCAGGAGCTTCGGACAATGCCACAGCCGCCGCATCCGCCCCAACATGACCCGCGATACAGGGCAAAAGGTATACGCGCGCCGCTGGATGCAGGTTCAAATCCAGCTCAATCGCACGCATTGAAATTGCATCTGATGTGGCAAGAGCAAAGGGCGCTTGGCCCAATTCAAACGGATCAACACCCAAGAAAAGATGGTGCATCACTGGGTTACATACAAACACCGCATCTACGATCAAATCTCGGTCAATTTCGGCCTCTGACGCGATGTTGACAAACAGCGCATTCATGCCTTCACGCACGGCGCGGGTCATTTCCTCGGCCCCATTTGCGTTCATCATTGAATAGCTGACTCGGCTCATCAGGTCTTCGCCAAACCGAATTTGTGGATTCATGATACCAGAAGAGGCGACAACTTCGCCCGTTTGCAGATCACACAAATGCCCAGCAATCGTGGTAGAGCCCAGATCAACGGCCAACCCATAGATCGAACCGTCGTAAAATCCTGGCCAGATGTGCATGATGCGCGGTGAAAACATATCATCGCCCAGATGCACGGCGCATGTAACCTTCCATTCGCCTTTGCGCAAAATGGGTTGCATGGTCTGCAAAATACGCAGATCGGCCTCCAAATGGGGCAAATCCCACTGAGCGCGCAATGCCATCACCAAGCGTTCCAAATCGCCTGACGGATCGTGCATGTCAGGCTCTTGAACCTCAACATAATAGAGCTTGGTAGACGGGTTCATCACGATATCACGCGCCTCAACCCGCTTGCGCACCACTTGTTTATGCACTTGGCTTTCTGGCGGGACATCGATCACAACATCGCCATTTACCTGCGCCTGACAGCCCAATCGCCGTCCGTCAATCATGCCGCGTTTGGATTTATACCGCTCTTCGACACTGTTCCACTCGCTCAGCGCATCATCCGCAACGGTCACACCGTGCTTGGAAAACTCGCCGTAAGAGGGCTGAATTTGACATTTTGAACAAATCCCGCGCCCACCACAGACACTGTCCAAATCGACCCCCAACTGACGTGCCGCAGTCAGAATGGGCGTTCCAACGGGAAAATTCCCGCGTTTACCTGACGGAGTGAAAATCACCAAAGGATCGTTTGAATCGGTCATGGGTTTTGCCTTGTGACATGTCTTTTGTTCAACAAAACAATAGGCATAGCGGCCCGAATGGAAAGCCAAACCGCGTCACTTTTGGGCGATTTGCGCCACTTTCTTAACTTTTTGAGAAAACCTACTCGGATGCGGCGTAACTGCCGCTTGCGTCATGGGTTTCAGTGCCAGACAGGGCAGGGGTGAACACACAGACCAAGCGCAAATCGCCTTTCGTGGCGGTCAGAATATGGGGTT
Proteins encoded in this window:
- the zwf gene encoding glucose-6-phosphate dehydrogenase; this encodes MVATTIPVDAFDLVIIGGTGDLSRRKILPGLFRRMCAGQMPDTARVIGASRSDMDKAGFQAFVRKALEEFAGETQCDDGAVDRFLELIDYETLDVFADDGWKRLKKKLRPDVIRSVYFSVGPSLFGEIARKLSAHGVTDDHSRIVVEKPFGHDLETAKELNAELRACFKEEQIYRIDHYLGKETVQNLMAVRFGNALFEPLWNAQHVDHVQITVAETVSVDGRGAYYDKSGAMRDMVQNHIMQLLCLTAMEPPSKYGADAVRDEKLKVIRALEPVAMDEVVRGQYSAGGDIADYLTHSENPKSKTESFIAMKVKIANWRWAGTPFYIRTGKRLRKRMSEIAIVFKDPPHSIFDGDFNRKGNVLVIRLQPDEGMTLRVTIKEPGPGGMRLTEVPLDMTFAEALGDQVAFMPDAYERLIMDVIRGDQTLFMRGDEVEAAWNWVDPIIDAWQSANDTPSEYDANGSGPEDSLMLLHREGRRWREIKS
- the pgl gene encoding 6-phosphogluconolactonase, encoding MTKITEYNSRDALFHGLAHCVGQQLETALSAKTHATLAVPGGTTPAPFFERLRQNPLDWKNIRVTLTDERFVPESSDRSNTRLLRQTLFQDHAADAQFIPLYAPADQPEDVLPALRMGVTQVLPLDVCVLGMGTDMHTASLFPGADLLAEALGDTAPTVLPMRAPNAPEPRMTLSAPVLRGAGHVHLLITGPDKKQALQNAMELTDETLAPVRCILAQAHVHYAD
- a CDS encoding response regulator; translated protein: MKSDFLANMSHEIRTPMNGVIGMSELLMETKLDADQQLFATTIAKSGTALLTIINDILDFSKIAAGKMTLEPTDFNLEAALEDVVTLLSVKGAEKNVELALRYDPTLPQMVKGDVGRIRQIITNIAGNAVKFTQQGHVSLDVSGAKTDEGCAITFKITDTGIGIPDHMMGRIFQDFEQVDGIEHRKFEGTGLGLAISTQLVHLMGGDISVTSSLGQGSVFTVNLLLAAADVGQKKCTDPFLKTHATVLVVDDLPINRTVLSERLACWGIKSLVFGSQKEALEAARNAINGIDLFIVDAQMPNADGVKFCQSIRQIPQRATTPILLMSAVNHPIPKEDLNAIGQCDVMLKPLRSSLLHQTIGNLLDVDPIQDAPKLLEQTIMAAPANLSLNGHRLKLLVAEDNRTNQLVVKAMLKGAGIDLIFANTGAEAVNLFQECQPDMIFMDMSMPEMDGIEAAKWIRDLEQEQGKKPCPIVALTANAMAQDREKCEQAGMDDFLAKPIKKSQLLGALHKWTALLQAA
- a CDS encoding radical SAM protein gives rise to the protein MNDQKFTLPDPLPAAKFQDPDITAKGEPRARVALRGATTLWFNTGTLCNIECLNCYIESSPKNDRLVYITADEVSSYLDQIAERNWPTTEIAFTGGEPFMNAEMIDIARVCLERGFDVLILTNAMLPMMRKSMKAGLLALNAEFPNKLTLHISVDHYSEELHDQERGKGSYAIALKGMAWLQDNGFTMHVAGRTVWGDTDAQSRAGYAAFYETHGFDIDAYNPAATLLFPEMDETVEVPEITTACWGILNKSPNNVMCASSRMVVKKKGSDHLSVLACTLLAYDPQFDLGQTLEEAEQPVKLNHPHCAKFCVLGGASCSA
- a CDS encoding ASKHA domain-containing protein, coding for MTDSNDPLVIFTPSGKRGNFPVGTPILTAARQLGVDLDSVCGGRGICSKCQIQPSYGEFSKHGVTVADDALSEWNSVEERYKSKRGMIDGRRLGCQAQVNGDVVIDVPPESQVHKQVVRKRVEARDIVMNPSTKLYYVEVQEPDMHDPSGDLERLVMALRAQWDLPHLEADLRILQTMQPILRKGEWKVTCAVHLGDDMFSPRIMHIWPGFYDGSIYGLAVDLGSTTIAGHLCDLQTGEVVASSGIMNPQIRFGEDLMSRVSYSMMNANGAEEMTRAVREGMNALFVNIASEAEIDRDLIVDAVFVCNPVMHHLFLGVDPFELGQAPFALATSDAISMRAIELDLNLHPAARVYLLPCIAGHVGADAAAVALSEAPDKSDDLVLVVDVGTNAEILLGNKDKVLACSSPTGPAFEGAQISSGQRAAPGAIERVEIDPVTKEPRFRVIGSDIWSDEDGFEQSILSSGITGICGSGIIELVAEMRLAGIVDGPGLIGSPEQTGTERCFLDGRTHSYLVWDGSADGGPKITVTNRDIREIQMAKAALYSGARLLMDKFDVDSVDRIVLAGAFGAHISPKHAMVLGMIPDCPLDKVTSAGNAAGTGARIALLNKDARTEIEKVVRDIHKIETAIEPRFQEHFVNASAIPNSVETFPILESTVTLPPVNFNTGTAETGEGSTGRRRRRRG
- the pgi gene encoding glucose-6-phosphate isomerase; the protein is MDYWKTLAAQQETHKDRAILDLFDEPTRFDQFSARCGDFLMDFSKTNIDADTKETLLDLARSRGVEHQRDAMFAGQKINKTEDRAVLHTALRNLSGRKAEVDGKDVMPDVLATLDKMASFANGLRSGAIQTASGAVFTDVVNIGIGGSDLGPVMANAALTPYADGPAVHFVSNIDGADIADTLMGLNPATTLVIVASKTFTTIETMTNAQTAKDWLLGAVSENDIGKHLAALSTAEDKTADFGIPADSVFGFEDWVGGRYSVWGPIGLSLMIAIGPDAFTDFLRGAEEMDTHFLKTPLDQNLPVLLALVGIWHANICGYNTRAVLPYDQRLSRLPAYLQQLDMESNGKGVAMNGATLSRHSGPIVWGEPGTNGQHAFYQLIHQGTRVIPCEFLVARRSHETHLAHQHRLLLANCLAQSEALMIGRDMDTARQLMADKGFTGDELERQAAHRVFTGNRPSVTMMYDVMDPRSLGKIIALYEHRVFVEGVIWGINSFDQWGVELGKILATQMLPLIEGSEVSEGKDGSTRGLLASL